The Fibrobacter sp. UWB5 genome has a window encoding:
- the alaS gene encoding alanine--tRNA ligase translates to MPTMTSAQVRESFIKFFESKGHLFVRSSPVVPHDDPTLMFTNAGMNQFKAIFLGDNPKGWKRACNSQKCLRVSGKHNDLDVVGRDNYHHTFFEMLGNWSFGDYYKKEAISWAWELLTEVWKLPKERLFATVYQDDDEAWQIWKDVSGLPDDRIMRFDAHSNFWEMGDTGPCGPCSEIHYDRGDLATQAETFKDPIKGVNGENDRYIEIWNNVFMQYERVSDGSLIPLKAKNVDTGMGFERICAILQGKTSNYDTDVFTPIIAKIAELSGVPYNDGEAGTPHRVIADHIRAISFAIADGALPSNEGRGYVLRRILRRASRFARLLGQKKPFICQLVQVLADTMGDAFPEIRERKEFVASVIKSEEESFIRTLDAGLERFAAISAELKKGDKIPGDKVFLLYDTYGFPPDLTGILAEEKGLLIDEEGYEKCMEEQKARARANMKQGINTMGTEGWTQYSEESTKFVGYELSACETKVVRWREDKGVLSIVLETSPFYAEMGGQVGDKGTLVSGDLEIDVFDTVKVNDTALCRGKVKKGTANEETMGAVFMATVDNDRRNDIRKNHSATHLLQAALRQVLGTHVQQQGSFVSNELLRFDFSHFNAMTAEEIQKVEDIVNAKVMECLPVNTQVMGVDEAKASGAMALFGEKYGDEVRVVKMGCANEEFSKELCGGLHVQNTGNIGLVKIISESSVSAGVRRIEAVSGRGALSLLRAGTQILTALREQLRCKDAEVLDRIQQSFAKTQNLEKSLQSVKLELATLAAAELLNGGINVAGVNLYVRELSIPDEKYKNLLDGVQNKLDTDSVAVIANKDNGSGSIAVLVGKDVQAKGIKAGDLVKDLAAACGGRGGGRPDRAQAGTKEVDKIAGAIANANNWIRAKLGA, encoded by the coding sequence ATGCCTACTATGACTTCTGCGCAGGTGCGCGAATCTTTCATCAAGTTCTTTGAATCCAAGGGCCACCTCTTTGTGCGTTCTTCGCCGGTGGTTCCGCATGACGACCCGACGCTCATGTTCACGAACGCGGGCATGAACCAGTTCAAGGCTATCTTCCTGGGCGACAATCCGAAGGGTTGGAAGCGCGCATGCAACAGTCAGAAGTGCCTCCGCGTGTCCGGTAAGCACAACGACCTCGACGTGGTGGGCCGCGACAACTACCACCACACCTTCTTCGAGATGCTCGGCAACTGGAGCTTTGGCGACTACTACAAGAAAGAAGCTATTTCTTGGGCTTGGGAACTCTTGACCGAAGTGTGGAAGCTCCCGAAGGAACGCCTGTTCGCGACCGTGTACCAGGACGATGACGAAGCCTGGCAGATTTGGAAGGACGTGTCCGGTCTTCCGGATGATCGCATCATGCGTTTTGACGCTCACTCCAACTTCTGGGAAATGGGCGACACCGGTCCCTGCGGCCCCTGCTCCGAAATCCACTACGACCGCGGCGACCTCGCTACGCAGGCCGAAACGTTCAAGGACCCGATCAAGGGCGTGAACGGCGAAAACGACCGCTATATTGAAATTTGGAATAACGTGTTCATGCAATACGAACGCGTGAGCGATGGCTCCCTGATTCCGCTGAAGGCCAAGAACGTCGATACCGGTATGGGTTTCGAACGTATCTGCGCTATTCTTCAGGGCAAGACCAGCAACTACGACACTGACGTGTTCACCCCGATCATCGCTAAGATCGCTGAACTCTCTGGCGTTCCATACAACGATGGCGAAGCCGGCACCCCGCACCGCGTGATTGCTGACCACATCCGCGCCATTTCTTTTGCTATTGCTGACGGCGCACTTCCCTCTAACGAAGGTCGTGGCTACGTGCTCCGCCGCATTCTCCGCCGCGCCAGCCGCTTTGCTCGCCTGCTTGGCCAGAAGAAGCCGTTCATTTGCCAGCTCGTTCAGGTGCTCGCCGACACGATGGGTGACGCCTTCCCGGAAATCCGCGAACGCAAGGAATTCGTTGCTAGCGTCATCAAGAGCGAAGAAGAAAGCTTTATCCGCACGCTGGACGCCGGCCTCGAACGCTTCGCCGCTATCTCTGCCGAACTCAAGAAGGGCGACAAGATTCCGGGTGACAAGGTGTTCTTGCTCTATGATACCTATGGATTCCCGCCGGACCTCACGGGCATTCTCGCCGAAGAAAAGGGCCTCCTCATCGATGAAGAAGGCTACGAGAAGTGCATGGAAGAACAGAAGGCCCGCGCCCGCGCCAACATGAAGCAGGGCATCAACACCATGGGTACCGAAGGCTGGACGCAGTACAGCGAAGAAAGCACCAAGTTCGTGGGCTATGAACTTTCCGCTTGCGAAACGAAGGTTGTCCGCTGGCGTGAAGACAAGGGCGTGCTCAGCATCGTGCTTGAAACTTCTCCGTTCTATGCCGAAATGGGTGGCCAGGTCGGCGATAAGGGTACGCTCGTTTCTGGCGACCTCGAAATTGACGTGTTCGACACCGTGAAGGTGAACGACACTGCCCTCTGCCGTGGTAAGGTGAAGAAGGGTACGGCAAACGAAGAAACGATGGGTGCTGTGTTCATGGCAACTGTCGATAACGACCGCCGTAACGACATCCGCAAGAACCACTCCGCCACTCACTTGCTGCAGGCCGCTCTCCGTCAGGTGCTCGGCACTCACGTGCAACAGCAGGGTAGCTTCGTTTCGAACGAACTTCTCCGCTTCGATTTCAGCCACTTCAACGCAATGACTGCCGAAGAAATTCAGAAGGTCGAAGACATCGTGAACGCGAAGGTCATGGAATGCCTGCCGGTCAACACTCAGGTGATGGGTGTGGATGAAGCTAAGGCTAGCGGTGCCATGGCACTGTTCGGCGAAAAGTATGGCGACGAAGTCCGCGTCGTGAAGATGGGCTGCGCAAACGAAGAATTCTCCAAGGAACTCTGCGGTGGCTTGCACGTGCAGAACACCGGTAACATCGGCCTCGTGAAGATTATCAGCGAATCCAGCGTATCCGCTGGCGTGCGCCGTATCGAAGCTGTCTCTGGCCGTGGCGCTCTCTCTCTGCTCCGCGCCGGTACGCAGATTCTTACGGCTCTCCGCGAACAGCTCCGCTGCAAGGATGCCGAAGTTCTCGACCGCATTCAGCAGAGCTTCGCCAAGACGCAGAACCTCGAAAAGAGTCTGCAGTCCGTGAAGCTGGAACTTGCGACCCTTGCCGCTGCCGAACTCTTGAACGGCGGCATCAACGTGGCAGGCGTGAACCTCTACGTTCGTGAACTCTCGATTCCGGATGAAAAGTACAAGAACTTGCTGGACGGCGTTCAGAACAAGCTCGACACCGATAGCGTCGCCGTGATTGCCAATAAGGATAATGGTTCTGGCAGTATCGCCGTGTTGGTCGGCAAGGACGTGCAGGCCAAGGGCATCAAGGCCGGTGACCTCGTCAAAGACCTCGCCGCTGCTTGCGGTGGCCGCGGCGGTGGACGTCCGGACCGCGCTCAGGCCGGTACCAAGGAAGTCGACAAGATTGCCGGTGCTATCGCCAACGCCAACAACTGGATTAGAGCGAAGCTGGGTGCGTAA
- a CDS encoding sodium:alanine symporter family protein, producing the protein MIVDFLNTVDSVLYYPILIIVLAAAGIYFSIRTRFVQIRLFVEAVCTLIEKPHEAGGVSSLQALLVSTASRVGTGNIIGVSTAICLGGAGAAFWMWVLAIIGASSAFVESTLAQVYKHRDRRTNGCYGGPAYYIESALHSRWLGIVFAVFLISTYAFGFNLLCSYNLQSTFETYSFYNPSVTPWIIGVILAVLVGFCLFGGGKRIVKTTGILVPVMGLFYVILAAIMLIAHFNLIPSVIVAIMQDAFDFQAIGGGIAGSCLMYGIKRGLYSNEAGVGSAPNAAAAAHVSHPVKQGLAQMLSVYIDTLFLCTATALMCLVSGVPGTAENAGAMYVQQAVSTTFGTVGSVFITVSMTLFAFTTLLGNLYYVHNAIAYINKKKMPGKATMAVIHVLCSLVVLFGAVTPMDACWALADITMGGMALINLPACVILGGVAIKALRDYEFQRKQGRNPAFIARHIGLDAEKLDYWHHKERDERE; encoded by the coding sequence ATGATTGTTGACTTTTTGAACACCGTTGACAGCGTTCTTTATTACCCGATTCTGATTATCGTTCTTGCTGCGGCGGGAATCTATTTTAGCATTCGCACACGGTTCGTGCAAATTAGGCTTTTCGTGGAGGCGGTCTGCACGCTGATTGAAAAACCGCACGAAGCGGGTGGCGTGTCTTCGCTGCAGGCACTCTTGGTGTCGACGGCGTCGCGCGTGGGCACAGGCAACATTATCGGTGTTTCGACGGCAATTTGCCTCGGTGGCGCCGGTGCCGCTTTCTGGATGTGGGTGCTTGCTATTATCGGAGCGTCGTCGGCGTTTGTCGAAAGCACGCTTGCGCAGGTGTACAAGCATCGCGACCGTCGTACGAATGGCTGCTACGGTGGCCCTGCGTATTATATTGAAAGTGCACTGCATAGCCGCTGGCTGGGCATCGTGTTTGCGGTGTTCCTGATTTCTACTTACGCGTTCGGCTTCAATCTGCTATGCTCCTACAACTTGCAGTCGACTTTTGAAACTTACAGCTTCTACAATCCGTCGGTCACGCCATGGATTATCGGCGTAATCCTTGCGGTGTTGGTGGGCTTTTGCCTGTTCGGCGGTGGCAAGCGCATCGTAAAGACGACGGGAATCCTTGTCCCGGTCATGGGACTTTTCTATGTGATTCTTGCGGCCATCATGCTGATTGCGCATTTCAACTTGATTCCCTCTGTGATTGTTGCGATTATGCAAGATGCGTTCGATTTTCAGGCGATTGGCGGAGGCATCGCTGGCTCTTGCCTGATGTATGGAATCAAGCGCGGCCTTTATTCTAACGAGGCGGGCGTCGGTTCTGCCCCGAACGCGGCTGCGGCGGCTCACGTTTCGCACCCGGTAAAGCAGGGCCTTGCGCAGATGCTTTCCGTTTACATCGATACGCTTTTCCTTTGCACGGCCACGGCCCTGATGTGCCTTGTTTCTGGCGTTCCGGGAACGGCCGAGAATGCGGGCGCCATGTATGTGCAACAGGCTGTCTCGACGACGTTCGGTACGGTGGGTTCGGTGTTCATTACGGTGTCGATGACGCTGTTCGCCTTCACAACCCTTTTAGGTAACCTTTACTACGTGCATAACGCGATTGCCTACATCAACAAGAAAAAGATGCCCGGCAAGGCCACGATGGCGGTGATCCATGTTTTGTGCAGTCTGGTGGTGCTCTTTGGCGCGGTTACTCCGATGGATGCCTGTTGGGCACTCGCTGACATTACCATGGGTGGCATGGCGCTCATCAACTTGCCCGCGTGCGTTATTCTGGGCGGGGTTGCCATCAAGGCGCTTCGCGATTACGAATTCCAACGCAAACAAGGTCGCAATCCGGCTTTTATCGCAAGGCATATCGGCTTAGATGCTGAAAAGCTCGATTACTGGCACCATAAGGAAAGGGACGAAAGGGAATAA
- a CDS encoding DEAD/DEAH box helicase family protein: MSELKPEEEARVLIDEKLATAGWAVVSRSEYSEKQNAQAVMEAITIGKKEADYILFLDGKAIGVLEAKRAENNLGTQVADQVAGYSIGLPSWCQTWSTPLPFLFMSNGDKLLFCDRRDFAAGEPLEFVELKKMFTPKELATRAELKSEFAKMPAVPAVQTKAKAGLRQCQYDAICNLELSFKHGKKKALIVLATGAGKTFTACTAAYRLLNYTPAKKVLFLVDRNNLGKQAEGEFGMYKLTETGIPFSDEYVVQRLHNVKDIEKSHVVISTIQRLYAVLTGQTFVDTDDDESELDGDSTNDQSSVSIELPQDLKVARDAFDLIIVDECHRSIYGKWKQVLDYFNTARVVGLTATPTEEAYAFFNKNTVVEYTLEDSIRDGVNVPPRVFRIKTLVSSQGGTIGQGEHVERITLLDGSKQKKIQKEDQKYESTELDRSVVNPAQIRLVVDSFKQAIYSSLYPERLSDDPVRNWKYIPKTLFFAKTDSHADNIIEAIKQSFAVEFEKVGLKLPEKFVQKITCKAGNSNQLISDFRNEKEFRIAVTVTLVATGTDVKPLEVLVFMRDINSAVLYTQMKGRGCRTMDDDKFQLATPNGTSKDCFYLVDAVGVTEHEMKLPGATSDAEFHKTLGLERLMERLAHGEVPDEHLNLFAGYLSKINNKAEQEDLSEVNKLLAPTSLYFFVSRIYDALTGKNEFSTHPLPEYKDINDANIERRELISAVINNVKVRKILLEINRGFIKIQHEGTDSLVYSGFSIDESKKYAEIFKDFIEQNRDEVEALRIIYNSEDVAITYEMLSDLKRKLEKFNPMLNEKNLWTCYKTLSVNKVGKAGKVKDLEKDEVGLLTNLIQLVRYALGQKESLYSLQSTSASLFELYCGQNQRVLNEDQKQVLKRIAQYVVQNGCVSVPILMQYEKPLFLQAAKLFGPQNVNTEIQNLTKFMFQ; the protein is encoded by the coding sequence ATGAGTGAATTAAAGCCCGAAGAAGAAGCACGCGTATTGATAGATGAAAAGCTCGCCACTGCCGGTTGGGCCGTTGTTTCGCGTTCTGAGTATTCAGAAAAACAAAATGCGCAAGCCGTCATGGAAGCTATCACAATAGGGAAAAAAGAAGCCGATTACATTTTATTCTTGGATGGCAAAGCAATCGGCGTATTGGAAGCAAAACGCGCAGAAAATAATTTAGGAACTCAGGTAGCAGATCAAGTTGCTGGTTATTCAATCGGGCTTCCATCTTGGTGTCAAACTTGGTCTACGCCTCTACCATTCCTTTTCATGAGCAATGGAGACAAACTGCTGTTCTGCGACCGAAGGGATTTTGCTGCTGGCGAACCACTAGAGTTTGTTGAACTCAAAAAGATGTTCACGCCGAAAGAGCTTGCGACCCGTGCGGAACTTAAATCTGAATTTGCAAAAATGCCTGCAGTCCCCGCAGTGCAGACGAAGGCCAAAGCAGGTTTGCGCCAATGCCAGTACGATGCAATTTGCAACTTGGAACTGAGCTTTAAGCATGGCAAGAAAAAGGCTTTGATTGTTCTTGCAACGGGTGCTGGTAAAACATTTACCGCATGCACAGCGGCGTATCGTCTGCTCAATTATACCCCGGCTAAAAAAGTCTTGTTCCTGGTGGACCGCAACAACCTTGGCAAGCAGGCCGAAGGTGAGTTCGGGATGTATAAACTTACGGAAACGGGAATTCCGTTTAGCGACGAGTATGTCGTTCAGCGTCTTCACAACGTGAAGGATATCGAAAAGTCCCATGTGGTGATATCTACCATTCAGCGTCTTTATGCTGTTTTGACCGGGCAAACTTTTGTTGATACCGACGATGACGAATCAGAACTTGATGGCGACTCAACGAACGATCAGTCCTCCGTAAGTATTGAACTTCCGCAAGATTTGAAGGTTGCAAGAGATGCCTTTGATTTGATTATTGTGGATGAATGCCACCGTTCCATTTATGGTAAATGGAAACAGGTGCTCGATTATTTCAATACGGCTCGTGTTGTTGGATTGACTGCGACTCCGACCGAAGAGGCTTACGCGTTCTTCAACAAGAATACGGTGGTGGAGTACACCCTCGAAGATTCTATCCGCGATGGCGTGAACGTACCCCCGCGCGTATTCCGAATCAAGACCCTAGTCAGTTCGCAGGGCGGGACAATCGGTCAAGGCGAACACGTAGAGCGCATTACGCTCTTGGATGGCTCCAAGCAAAAGAAAATTCAGAAAGAGGACCAAAAGTACGAAAGTACCGAATTAGACCGCAGTGTCGTGAACCCGGCACAGATTAGGCTCGTAGTTGACTCCTTTAAGCAAGCCATTTATTCGTCGCTTTACCCGGAACGTTTGAGCGATGACCCTGTCCGCAATTGGAAATATATTCCCAAGACGCTTTTCTTTGCAAAGACCGACAGCCACGCTGACAACATCATTGAGGCCATCAAACAGTCCTTTGCCGTTGAATTTGAAAAGGTGGGGCTCAAGCTTCCCGAAAAGTTCGTGCAGAAGATTACTTGTAAAGCAGGAAATTCCAATCAGCTGATTTCCGATTTCAGGAACGAGAAGGAATTTCGCATTGCGGTGACGGTGACGCTTGTGGCGACCGGTACAGATGTGAAACCTTTGGAAGTCCTAGTGTTCATGCGCGATATCAATTCCGCCGTACTTTACACGCAGATGAAGGGTCGCGGTTGCCGAACGATGGACGATGACAAGTTCCAGCTTGCAACTCCGAACGGAACGAGCAAGGACTGTTTTTACTTAGTCGATGCTGTTGGCGTTACCGAACACGAAATGAAGCTTCCGGGTGCGACTAGCGATGCGGAATTTCACAAGACCTTGGGACTCGAAAGATTGATGGAACGCCTGGCCCATGGCGAAGTTCCTGATGAACACTTGAATTTGTTTGCGGGTTATCTCTCGAAAATAAACAACAAGGCGGAGCAGGAAGATTTGAGCGAAGTTAACAAGTTGCTGGCTCCAACATCCCTGTATTTCTTTGTAAGTCGAATTTATGATGCCCTCACAGGTAAGAACGAATTCTCGACGCATCCTTTACCGGAATACAAGGACATCAACGACGCTAATATTGAGCGCAGAGAATTGATTTCTGCTGTCATCAACAATGTCAAGGTTCGCAAAATTCTTCTTGAAATCAATCGTGGCTTTATCAAGATTCAGCATGAAGGCACTGATAGTCTAGTTTACTCCGGTTTCAGCATTGATGAATCTAAAAAGTATGCGGAAATCTTTAAGGATTTTATTGAGCAGAATCGTGATGAAGTGGAAGCTCTGCGCATTATCTACAACAGCGAAGATGTTGCCATTACCTACGAAATGCTCTCGGATTTGAAGCGCAAACTCGAAAAGTTTAACCCGATGCTGAACGAGAAGAATCTTTGGACTTGCTATAAGACATTGTCCGTGAATAAAGTGGGTAAGGCCGGAAAAGTAAAGGACCTAGAAAAGGACGAAGTTGGCCTTTTGACGAACCTTATACAGTTGGTGCGTTACGCTTTGGGGCAAAAAGAGTCGCTTTATTCATTGCAAAGCACTTCTGCCAGCCTTTTTGAATTATATTGCGGTCAAAATCAACGCGTGTTAAACGAAGATCAAAAGCAAGTGCTTAAGAGGATTGCTCAATATGTTGTGCAGAACGGTTGCGTCTCGGTGCCAATCCTGATGCAGTATGAGAAACCTCTATTCTTACAGGCGGCAAAACTCTTCGGCCCGCAAAATGTTAATACCGAAATCCAGAACCTGACAAAGTTCATGTTCCAGTAA
- a CDS encoding class I SAM-dependent DNA methyltransferase, giving the protein MKKQIEVKSETTLTKKVWNMADVLAAAGVGFTDYIIQLTYLLFLKMDAEKESYGLGSAIPKGNRWKDLLSLDGPDLQAKYEKILETLKSKDGLIGAIFTEAQNKIQKPAMLKKLINMIDEENWFSMEGDIKGAIYESILEKNGQDKKSGAGQYFTPRPLINAMVDVVAPKITETVADPACGTGGFLLAAYDYMKRQSNDIEKLKFLQTKALSGNDITPLVVTLASMNLYLHDVSPDTTPVKCVDSLEHEPEHLVDVILANPPFGTRPAGSVDITTMRTDLIVTTTNNQLNFLQHMMLMLKDGGRAGVVLPDNVLFADGAGETLRKKLLTEFNLHTILRLPTGIFYANGVKANVLFFVKGTPTKETWFYDYRTGVKHTLATRPLKRSDLDDFVNCYNAKNIAKRKETWSEENPTGRWRKYDVKDLLARDKTSLDITWIKDKDDIEDVTLADLLANIKDEAKEIAAHSEKLAKMLKGIDG; this is encoded by the coding sequence ATGAAAAAACAGATTGAAGTAAAATCCGAAACGACATTGACAAAAAAGGTCTGGAATATGGCCGATGTGCTGGCGGCGGCTGGAGTGGGCTTTACCGACTACATTATCCAGCTGACTTACTTGCTGTTCCTGAAGATGGATGCAGAAAAGGAATCCTACGGATTGGGTAGTGCTATTCCCAAGGGCAATCGCTGGAAAGATTTGCTTTCTCTTGACGGTCCGGATTTGCAGGCGAAATACGAAAAAATTCTTGAAACGCTCAAATCCAAAGACGGTCTGATTGGTGCAATCTTTACCGAAGCGCAGAACAAGATTCAAAAGCCCGCCATGCTTAAAAAGCTCATCAACATGATTGATGAAGAAAATTGGTTCAGCATGGAAGGCGACATCAAGGGTGCTATTTACGAAAGCATTCTTGAAAAGAACGGACAAGATAAAAAGAGCGGTGCAGGGCAGTATTTTACTCCGCGTCCGCTTATTAACGCCATGGTCGATGTCGTGGCTCCGAAAATTACGGAAACCGTTGCAGACCCCGCTTGTGGAACGGGTGGCTTTTTGCTTGCCGCATACGATTACATGAAACGCCAGAGCAACGATATCGAAAAGTTGAAGTTCCTGCAGACAAAGGCTCTTAGCGGTAATGACATCACGCCTTTGGTGGTGACCTTGGCGAGCATGAACCTTTATTTGCACGATGTTAGCCCGGATACGACTCCTGTCAAGTGCGTTGATTCCTTGGAGCACGAACCTGAACATTTGGTGGATGTTATTTTGGCGAATCCGCCTTTCGGAACGCGTCCGGCAGGTAGCGTGGATATTACCACCATGCGCACCGACTTGATTGTCACGACGACCAACAATCAGCTGAACTTTTTGCAGCACATGATGTTGATGCTCAAGGATGGTGGCCGTGCGGGCGTGGTGTTGCCGGATAATGTTCTCTTTGCAGATGGTGCGGGTGAAACGCTCCGCAAAAAACTTTTGACCGAGTTCAACCTCCACACAATTCTCAGGCTCCCCACGGGAATTTTCTATGCGAACGGCGTGAAGGCAAATGTGCTGTTCTTTGTCAAGGGAACCCCAACCAAGGAAACTTGGTTCTATGATTACCGTACAGGCGTCAAACACACGCTTGCGACAAGACCCCTGAAACGCAGCGATCTTGATGATTTTGTGAATTGCTACAATGCAAAGAACATCGCTAAACGCAAAGAAACTTGGAGCGAAGAAAACCCGACCGGGCGTTGGCGCAAGTATGATGTCAAGGATCTTTTGGCCCGCGACAAGACGAGCCTCGACATAACTTGGATTAAGGACAAGGACGATATTGAAGACGTAACGCTTGCCGACCTTTTGGCAAACATCAAGGACGAAGCGAAGGAAATTGCCGCCCACTCCGAAAAACTCGCCAAGATGCTCAAGGGAATCGACGGATGA
- a CDS encoding restriction endonuclease subunit S yields MNTKLLKQKILDLAIRGKLTQQLKSDGTAADLLKEISDAKSALSQPKGKKSKRFVPISRIYCENGVWFEQLENAKPKDISEEIPFEIPENWTWCRLECVCFDIADIDHKMPAVCDNGIPYISPLNFVANNKIDFAGAKKISKEDFLQLSKKCKPERGDIIFPRYGTIGVIRTVETDIDFLVSYSCATIKPCKNHMDARYVSALLQSPLIQEIEIPRYINKTTQANVGLQSIKKFLFALPPLAEQQRIVEKIQEAFAEIDSIENNKELLKTHIKQTRQKILDLAIHGKLVPQNKSDEPASVLLERITRDNPHYEKLTDVPFEIPDSWEWVKLGDVCKPIKRGKSPKYIEQSNILVFAQKCNQKDGPVSLEKALYLDESTLNKYPKEEFLQKGDVIINSTGTGTLGRVGHFNVDLPQGIKGIVPDSHVTTIRSSVVNSNYLYSYLKNKQSYLEKNGEGSTNQKELKPHTIYDLEFPLPPLAEQKRIVNKIEEIFASLNEISLHLV; encoded by the coding sequence ATGAACACGAAACTCCTGAAGCAAAAAATCCTCGACCTCGCCATTCGCGGAAAGCTCACGCAACAACTCAAAAGCGACGGCACTGCCGCTGATTTGCTGAAAGAAATTTCTGATGCGAAAAGCGCACTGAGCCAGCCGAAGGGTAAGAAGTCGAAGAGATTTGTCCCGATATCTCGCATCTATTGTGAAAACGGAGTCTGGTTTGAGCAACTTGAGAATGCGAAGCCCAAGGACATTTCAGAAGAAATTCCCTTTGAAATACCTGAGAATTGGACATGGTGTAGATTAGAATGCGTTTGTTTTGATATTGCTGATATAGACCATAAAATGCCTGCTGTTTGTGACAATGGGATTCCGTATATTTCTCCGCTTAACTTTGTTGCAAATAACAAAATTGATTTTGCTGGGGCAAAAAAAATTTCAAAAGAAGATTTTTTACAATTATCAAAAAAATGTAAACCAGAAAGGGGTGATATTATTTTCCCTCGTTATGGAACTATTGGTGTAATAAGAACTGTTGAAACGGATATAGATTTTCTTGTCTCATATTCTTGTGCAACGATAAAACCTTGTAAAAACCATATGGATGCGAGGTACGTCAGTGCTCTTTTACAATCCCCTTTGATTCAAGAGATTGAGATTCCTCGTTATATAAATAAAACCACACAAGCTAATGTTGGATTGCAATCTATAAAGAAATTTTTATTCGCTCTTCCCCCATTAGCAGAGCAACAGCGTATTGTTGAAAAAATTCAGGAAGCCTTCGCCGAAATTGATTCCATCGAAAATAACAAGGAACTCCTCAAAACCCACATCAAGCAAACCCGCCAAAAAATCCTTGACCTCGCCATCCACGGCAAACTCGTCCCCCAAAACAAATCCGACGAACCCGCCAGCGTTTTGCTAGAACGAATAACACGTGATAACCCCCATTATGAGAAGTTGACCGATGTTCCCTTTGAAATACCGGATTCGTGGGAATGGGTTAAGTTGGGAGATGTGTGCAAACCAATAAAAAGAGGAAAATCACCCAAATACATTGAACAAAGTAATATATTGGTTTTTGCTCAAAAATGCAATCAAAAAGATGGTCCCGTTTCACTGGAGAAGGCTCTTTATTTAGATGAATCAACGCTAAATAAATATCCTAAAGAAGAATTTCTGCAAAAGGGTGATGTTATCATCAATTCAACAGGTACAGGGACATTAGGACGTGTAGGCCATTTTAATGTTGATTTGCCTCAAGGAATAAAAGGAATCGTTCCTGATAGCCATGTGACAACGATTCGCTCATCTGTTGTAAATTCAAATTACCTCTATTCTTATTTGAAAAATAAACAATCATATTTGGAAAAAAACGGAGAAGGCTCCACAAATCAAAAGGAACTTAAACCGCACACAATATACGATTTAGAATTTCCACTCCCGCCTTTGGCGGAGCAAAAAAGAATCGTGAACAAAATAGAAGAAATCTTTGCTTCGTTAAACGAGATTTCTCTCCATTTGGTCTAG
- a CDS encoding restriction endonuclease subunit S, with protein sequence MGLDERRETKDERDSNYKRHSREGGNLLAPISKDEIPFDIPENWIWCRLGDILAPMQSTTPKGAFFKYIDIDAIDNSTCRIKAPKMIESKNAPSRASRFTKKGDILFSLVRPYLRNIAKVTENDCIASTGFFVCSPIIVNSDFCFFLLTSNYVVDGLNQFMKGDNSPSISSQNLIDFTIPLPPLAEQSRIVTKIEELFSALDQMERNLV encoded by the coding sequence ATGGGTTTAGACGAAAGACGAGAGACGAAAGACGAGAGAGATTCTAACTACAAACGTCATTCCCGCGAAGGCGGGAATCTCCTTGCTCCAATAAGCAAAGATGAAATTCCGTTTGATATACCTGAGAATTGGATTTGGTGCAGATTGGGGGATATTCTTGCTCCAATGCAATCAACAACTCCTAAAGGAGCATTTTTTAAATATATCGATATCGATGCAATAGATAATTCCACTTGCAGAATTAAAGCACCAAAAATGATTGAATCAAAAAATGCACCTAGCAGAGCTTCACGATTTACTAAAAAAGGTGACATACTATTTTCTTTAGTGCGTCCATATCTTCGTAATATTGCAAAAGTTACCGAAAATGATTGTATTGCATCAACAGGATTCTTTGTTTGTTCGCCCATCATTGTCAATTCTGACTTTTGTTTTTTCCTATTGACTAGCAATTATGTTGTTGATGGTTTAAATCAATTTATGAAAGGCGATAATTCACCTTCAATAAGTTCACAAAACCTTATTGATTTCACTATCCCACTTCCTCCGCTAGCTGAGCAATCTCGCATTGTAACAAAGATTGAAGAACTGTTTTCTGCGCTAGACCAAATGGAGAGAAATCTCGTTTAA